AGGTCAACGTTATTGATATCGACCGGATCGCCCTCCTCCATCATACGTGGAGCGCTGCTCGACCAGGATTCCACCTCTTTACCCATAAACTCAGCCTCCCCGATCCCTTCTGTTTTTTTGGTTTCACAATAAGATTTAATGGGAGCAGATTTTTTCATGGTTTTTCCGTTACGAAGGAATTGAACTTCAATTTTATCCCCCACCTTTAGCTGGTAAATCGCCGCGGTGATGTCCGTCCAGTCGTAAGTATGGTGATTATTGATTTGCAGGATCATATCGCCTTTTTGCAGGCCCATAGATTCAGCTGTTGAATTCGCTACGATATCCACCACCACCCCTTCCCAATTGTCATTGGAATTGATCTGAATTATACCAAAGAAAGCCTTTTTACATTTATCGACCACCATGTCCCTTTTATCTGACAAATCTCCAAAAACGACATCAAGATCTACCGCCCCTCCATCCCGAATAATATGTAAAACAGCCTTATCTCCCGCCCGGTATTTTTGCATTACCGCCGCCAGATCCTGGCCCGCTCCAAAAATATAGTCATCAATCCCCACCAGGTAATCAAAAGCCATAAGGCCAGCTTTTTCGGCGGCCGTTTGCTCATAAACCAGAGTGATATAGGTTCCATAAAAATTATTGATTCCCATTTTTTTAGCTTTCTCTTTGGGAAGATGATCATATTGAATGCCCAGGTAAGGCATTTCTTGTGTCTTTTGTTTCACCACCACATATTGCTTTGTTTGCCCAAGCGATTTCAATGTTGCTTCCCCTTTCATTTTCTGTCCTTCCCGGATATAGGAGACCTTGATCCTATCCCCCGGTTCCATTGCCTCGACCACTGTGGTAATATCCGACCAGGTGATCATAGGGAAGGCATTGATCGTCAGGATTAAATCACCGTTTTGAAGCCCCATTTCCTGTGCTGTGGAGTTTTCGATCACATTTATTTTAACTCCGCTTTTATTTTCCTCATGCCCGCTATGCTGACTCACGCCAAAAAAAGCCTGAGATTCAGGAGTTTCCAAGACATCACTTTGGACACCCAGGGTAACGGGGACAGCCAAGGCTTTACCTTTTCGGTAAATATGAAAAACCACCTTATCGCCGGGCTGATATTTATTCAGGACCTTCCCCAAATGATTATCCTTTCCCACACGAAAGTCGTTCAAACCGTAGATATAGTCGAAAATCTGGATGCCGTCTCTATCTGCGGCAGTGTTTTTTATTACCTTTGTCACGTAATCCCCATAAGGATTATTAAATCCCAGCAAACTGGCTTTTTCGCTTGAAAGGAGTGCATAATTAATCCCCAGATAAGCTTTTTCTGAATCGCAGGATTCATTGTTTTTTTGGCCCGATAAAATGGTAGAGCCCAATACCAACAGACAGAGAAGAGTAATTCTGTGATGCATTTTGATGAGGTTTTAATTAACTTAATAAATGAC
This sequence is a window from Lewinellaceae bacterium. Protein-coding genes within it:
- a CDS encoding PDZ domain-containing protein, producing MHHRITLLCLLVLGSTILSGQKNNESCDSEKAYLGINYALLSSEKASLLGFNNPYGDYVTKVIKNTAADRDGIQIFDYIYGLNDFRVGKDNHLGKVLNKYQPGDKVVFHIYRKGKALAVPVTLGVQSDVLETPESQAFFGVSQHSGHEENKSGVKINVIENSTAQEMGLQNGDLILTINAFPMITWSDITTVVEAMEPGDRIKVSYIREGQKMKGEATLKSLGQTKQYVVVKQKTQEMPYLGIQYDHLPKEKAKKMGINNFYGTYITLVYEQTAAEKAGLMAFDYLVGIDDYIFGAGQDLAAVMQKYRAGDKAVLHIIRDGGAVDLDVVFGDLSDKRDMVVDKCKKAFFGIIQINSNDNWEGVVVDIVANSTAESMGLQKGDMILQINNHHTYDWTDITAAIYQLKVGDKIEVQFLRNGKTMKKSAPIKSYCETKKTEGIGEAEFMGKEVESWSSSAPRMMEEGDPVDINNVDLMISDITLQEAELMHYKTESSDLQVDFLSINPDPESGKFLLEFNLSGIGDLNVRLHNGAGREIYSYETADFTGPFSDTVNISQNGTGNYFIEITHGDKYLSKKITLAAL